The Oryzias latipes chromosome 16, ASM223467v1 genome includes a region encoding these proteins:
- the LOC101175594 gene encoding NLR family CARD domain-containing protein 3 isoform X1 has translation MSDSEEKAETSQSSNDGLPEDHENHNQPERIAVDKKEKRSDRSKDCNSGFNKKVKIIEVDREDSSSSSVSQRSDRSKDCPIGFNKEAKMVNQNTPGAQTGQEKMVLGEKVSVGKETIEEMLSSISLLHSSIRKKFESMFTAGYSLSLSQIYTELYITEGRPAEVNREHEIRELERAFRKSDRPETTIKPEDICRPPPGGHKAIRTAITMGVAGIGKTVLTNKFALDWAEGKTNQDIQFLFLFSFRELNLLKEEKFSLVELIHRFYSVNKGFSRFADSRVLFIFDGLDECRFPLKLNSTEILTDVDQPASLGELLTNLIKGKLLPSAQLWITTRPAAASQIPAECVDMVTEVRGFNDSQKEEYFKKRFGEDEDQATTVYSQIKMCRSLHIMCHIPVFCWISATVLDQLLKSKEQRETPRSLTEMYIHFVLIQVQMKKIKYDGGSETDSVWTPESRKMILSLGKLAFEQLQKGNLFFYDSDLTESGIEVRAASVCSGVFTQIFKEEIGLHQGRVFCFVHLSVQEFLAALYVHVTFFKTGTNLLLEKQPAPGWIDWLRGKRNAALLYQSAIDKALQSPNGHLDLFLRFILGLSQQNSQVLLRGLLKETEADSTVVPETVQHIKKKLCKRESVEKTINLFHCLMELQDCSLIEEIQHRLASGSLSPNEMSSSQWSALVFILLSSEENLKEFELKKYFASDVGLQRLLPVIKESSRAVLSCCNLTEKSCELLASVLSSQSCNLKYLDLRNNDLKDSGLKLLCEGLKSPHCKLETLRLSGCLITKTGVDDLAKALSSNPSHLKELHLTFNHPEDSGVKVLLEGWKDPNWTLNILKMKPRGANFMKPGLNKYAVDLTLDENTAHRNLILRDNNKTVRMVKEKQTYPDHPERFSYWKQVLCTQGLTGRYYWEVEWKGEVYIAVTYRGIRRKGERDDSSLGENDKSWSLLCSDKSHSVLHNNIETLVHVVPSSRVGVYLNSDGGTLTFFKVCLDTVTHLHTFKATFSEPVYPAFRVRTEPFNSSLTLC, from the exons ATGAGTGATTCAGAGGAGAAAGCAGAGACTTCTCAGTCCTCAAATGATGGTCTGCCTGAAGATCATGAGAACCACAACCAACCTGAGAG AATTGCGGTGgacaaaaaagagaagagaagtGACAGATCCAAGGATTGTAATTCAGGTTTCAAcaagaaagtaaaaat AATTGAGGTGGACAGAGAAGATTCTTCATCAAGCTCTGTGTCCCAGAGAAGTGACAGATCCAAGGATTGTCCTATAGGTTTCAACAAGgaagcaaaaat GGTTAACCAGAATACACCAGGGGCTCAAACAGGACAAGAAAAAATG GTTCTTGGGGAAAAAGTCTCAGTTGGCAAAGAAACAATTGAAG AAATGTTATCATCAATCAGTCTTCTTCATTCGAGCATAAGGAAGAAGTTTGAAAGCATGTTCACAGCAGGATATTCACTTTCACTGAGTCAGATCTACACAGAGCTGTACATCACTGAAGGACGGCCTGCAGAGGTCAACAGAGAACATGAAATCAGAGAACTTGAAAGAGCGTTCAGAAAATCAGACAGACCAGAAACAACAATCAAACCTGAAGACATCTGCAGGCCCCCGCCTGGAGGACACAAAGCAATCAGAACAGCAATCACAATGGGAGTGGCCGGCATCGGGAAAACGGTCTTAACAAACAAGTTTGCTCTGGACTGGGCTGAAGGCAAGACCAACCAGGACATCCAGTtcttatttctgttttctttcagagAACTGAATCTTTTAAAGGAGGAGAAGTTCAGTCTGGTGGAACTTATCCATCGTTTTTATTCAGTAAATAAAGGTTTCAGCCGTTTTGCAGATTCCCGGGTTTTGTTtatctttgatggtctggatgagtGTCGGTTTCCTCTGAAGCTGAACAGCACAGAGATCCTGACTGATGTTGACCAGCCTGCATCTCTGGGAGAACTGCTGACAAACCTCATCAAGGGGAAACTTCTTCCCTCTGCTCAGCTTTGGATAACCAcacgacctgcagcagccagTCAGATCCCGGCTGAATGTGTTGACATGGTAACAGAGGTGAGAGGGTTCAATGACTcacagaaggaggagtacttTAAGAAACGATTTGGAGAAGATGAAGATCAAGCCACCACCGTTTACTCCCAGATCAAGATGTGCCGAAGCCTCCACATCATGTGTCACATcccagtcttctgctggatcTCTGCAACAGTTCTGGACCAGCTGCTTAAAAGCAAAGAGCAAAGAGAGACACCCAGATCCTTGACTGAGATGTACATCCACTTTGTGCTGATCCAAGTTCAAATGAAGAAGATCAAGTATGATGGAGGATCTGAGACAGATTCAGTCTGGACTCCAGAAAGCAGAAAGATGATCTTGTCTTTGGGAAAGCTGGCTTTTGAGCAGCTTCAGAAAGGAAACCTGTTCTTCTACGACTCTGACCTGACAGAGAGTGGAATCGAGGTCAGAGCCGCCTCAGTGTGTTCAGGAGTGTTCACACAGATCTTCAAGGAGGAGATTGGACTCCATCAGGGCAGAGTGTTCTGCTTTGTTCACCTGagtgttcaggagtttctggctgctcTGTATGTCCacgtcacattttttaaaacggGCACAAACTTGCTGTTAGAAAAGCAACCAGCTCCTGGATGGATTGATTGGCTTAGAGGTAAAAGGAACGCAGCTTTACTCTATCAGAGCGCTATAGACAAAGCCCTGCAGAGTCCAAACGGACACCTGGACCTCTTCCTACGGTTCATCCTGGGTCTCTCACAACAAAACAGCCAGGTTCTTCTAAGAGGACTTTTGAAAGAAACAGAAGCAGACTCAACTGTGGTTCCAGAAACAGTTCAGCACATCAAGAAGAAGTTATGTAAACGGGAATCTGTTGAGAAAACCATCAACCTGTTTCACTGCCTGATGGAGCTGCAGGATTGTTCTTTGATCGAGGAGATCCAGCATCGCCTGGCCTCAGGAAGTCTTTCTCCAAATGAAATGTCTTCCTCTCAGTGGTCAGCTCTGGTCTTCATCCTGCTGAGTTCAGAAGAAAACCTAAAAGAGTTTGAACTGAAGAAATACTTTGCTTCAGATGTGGGCCTGCAGAGGCTGCTACCCGTGATCAAAGAGTCCAGCAGAGCTGT TCTGAGTTGCTGTAACCTGACAGAGAAGAGCTGTGAGCTTCTGGCCTCAGTTCTCAGCTCTCAGTCCTGCAATCTGAAGTATCTGGACCTGAGGAACAACGACCTGAAGGATTCAGGACTGAAGCTGCTCTGTGAAGGACTGAAGAGTCCACACTGCAAACTGGAAACCCTCAG GCTCTCAGGGTGTCTCATCACAAAAACTGGTGTTGACGATCTGGCAAAAGCACTGAGCTCCAATCCCTCACACCTGAAGGAGTTGCACCTGACCTTCAATCATCCAGAAGATTCTGGAGTGAAAGTCCTTTTGGAAGGATGGAAGGATCCaaactggactttaaatattctcaa GATGAAGCCACGAGGAGCCAATTTCATGAAGCCTGGTCTAAATAAGT ATGCTGTTGATCTCACACTGGATGAAAACACAGCTCACAGAAACCTCATACTgagagacaacaacaaaacagtgaGGATGGTGAAAGAGAAGCAGACGTATCCCGATCATCCAGAGAGGTTTTCTTACTGGAAACAGGTGCTGTGCACACAAGGGCTGACTGGACGCTACTACTGGGAGGTGGAGTGGAAGGGGGAGGTTTACATCGCTGTGACTTACAGAGGAATCAGAAGGAAGGGAGAAAGGGACGACAGCAGCCTTGGGGAGAATGACAAATCCTGGAGCCTGCTGTGTTCTGATAAAAGTCACTCTGTCCTCCACAATAACATCGAGACTTTAGTCCATGTAGTCCCTTCCAGCAGAGTTGGAGTCTACCTGAACTCAGATGGTGGTACTTTGACTTTCTTTAAGGTCTGTTTGGACACAGTGACCCACCTTCACACCTTCAAAGCCACATTCAGTGAGCCAGTCTACCCTGCTTTCAGGGTCAGGACTGAGCCCTTCAACTCGTCTCTGACTTTGTGTTAG
- the LOC101175594 gene encoding NLR family CARD domain-containing protein 3 isoform X2, producing the protein MSDSEEKAETSQSSNDGLPEDHENHNQPERIEVDREDSSSSSVSQRSDRSKDCPIGFNKEAKMVNQNTPGAQTGQEKMVLGEKVSVGKETIEEMLSSISLLHSSIRKKFESMFTAGYSLSLSQIYTELYITEGRPAEVNREHEIRELERAFRKSDRPETTIKPEDICRPPPGGHKAIRTAITMGVAGIGKTVLTNKFALDWAEGKTNQDIQFLFLFSFRELNLLKEEKFSLVELIHRFYSVNKGFSRFADSRVLFIFDGLDECRFPLKLNSTEILTDVDQPASLGELLTNLIKGKLLPSAQLWITTRPAAASQIPAECVDMVTEVRGFNDSQKEEYFKKRFGEDEDQATTVYSQIKMCRSLHIMCHIPVFCWISATVLDQLLKSKEQRETPRSLTEMYIHFVLIQVQMKKIKYDGGSETDSVWTPESRKMILSLGKLAFEQLQKGNLFFYDSDLTESGIEVRAASVCSGVFTQIFKEEIGLHQGRVFCFVHLSVQEFLAALYVHVTFFKTGTNLLLEKQPAPGWIDWLRGKRNAALLYQSAIDKALQSPNGHLDLFLRFILGLSQQNSQVLLRGLLKETEADSTVVPETVQHIKKKLCKRESVEKTINLFHCLMELQDCSLIEEIQHRLASGSLSPNEMSSSQWSALVFILLSSEENLKEFELKKYFASDVGLQRLLPVIKESSRAVLSCCNLTEKSCELLASVLSSQSCNLKYLDLRNNDLKDSGLKLLCEGLKSPHCKLETLRLSGCLITKTGVDDLAKALSSNPSHLKELHLTFNHPEDSGVKVLLEGWKDPNWTLNILKMKPRGANFMKPGLNKYAVDLTLDENTAHRNLILRDNNKTVRMVKEKQTYPDHPERFSYWKQVLCTQGLTGRYYWEVEWKGEVYIAVTYRGIRRKGERDDSSLGENDKSWSLLCSDKSHSVLHNNIETLVHVVPSSRVGVYLNSDGGTLTFFKVCLDTVTHLHTFKATFSEPVYPAFRVRTEPFNSSLTLC; encoded by the exons ATGAGTGATTCAGAGGAGAAAGCAGAGACTTCTCAGTCCTCAAATGATGGTCTGCCTGAAGATCATGAGAACCACAACCAACCTGAGAG AATTGAGGTGGACAGAGAAGATTCTTCATCAAGCTCTGTGTCCCAGAGAAGTGACAGATCCAAGGATTGTCCTATAGGTTTCAACAAGgaagcaaaaat GGTTAACCAGAATACACCAGGGGCTCAAACAGGACAAGAAAAAATG GTTCTTGGGGAAAAAGTCTCAGTTGGCAAAGAAACAATTGAAG AAATGTTATCATCAATCAGTCTTCTTCATTCGAGCATAAGGAAGAAGTTTGAAAGCATGTTCACAGCAGGATATTCACTTTCACTGAGTCAGATCTACACAGAGCTGTACATCACTGAAGGACGGCCTGCAGAGGTCAACAGAGAACATGAAATCAGAGAACTTGAAAGAGCGTTCAGAAAATCAGACAGACCAGAAACAACAATCAAACCTGAAGACATCTGCAGGCCCCCGCCTGGAGGACACAAAGCAATCAGAACAGCAATCACAATGGGAGTGGCCGGCATCGGGAAAACGGTCTTAACAAACAAGTTTGCTCTGGACTGGGCTGAAGGCAAGACCAACCAGGACATCCAGTtcttatttctgttttctttcagagAACTGAATCTTTTAAAGGAGGAGAAGTTCAGTCTGGTGGAACTTATCCATCGTTTTTATTCAGTAAATAAAGGTTTCAGCCGTTTTGCAGATTCCCGGGTTTTGTTtatctttgatggtctggatgagtGTCGGTTTCCTCTGAAGCTGAACAGCACAGAGATCCTGACTGATGTTGACCAGCCTGCATCTCTGGGAGAACTGCTGACAAACCTCATCAAGGGGAAACTTCTTCCCTCTGCTCAGCTTTGGATAACCAcacgacctgcagcagccagTCAGATCCCGGCTGAATGTGTTGACATGGTAACAGAGGTGAGAGGGTTCAATGACTcacagaaggaggagtacttTAAGAAACGATTTGGAGAAGATGAAGATCAAGCCACCACCGTTTACTCCCAGATCAAGATGTGCCGAAGCCTCCACATCATGTGTCACATcccagtcttctgctggatcTCTGCAACAGTTCTGGACCAGCTGCTTAAAAGCAAAGAGCAAAGAGAGACACCCAGATCCTTGACTGAGATGTACATCCACTTTGTGCTGATCCAAGTTCAAATGAAGAAGATCAAGTATGATGGAGGATCTGAGACAGATTCAGTCTGGACTCCAGAAAGCAGAAAGATGATCTTGTCTTTGGGAAAGCTGGCTTTTGAGCAGCTTCAGAAAGGAAACCTGTTCTTCTACGACTCTGACCTGACAGAGAGTGGAATCGAGGTCAGAGCCGCCTCAGTGTGTTCAGGAGTGTTCACACAGATCTTCAAGGAGGAGATTGGACTCCATCAGGGCAGAGTGTTCTGCTTTGTTCACCTGagtgttcaggagtttctggctgctcTGTATGTCCacgtcacattttttaaaacggGCACAAACTTGCTGTTAGAAAAGCAACCAGCTCCTGGATGGATTGATTGGCTTAGAGGTAAAAGGAACGCAGCTTTACTCTATCAGAGCGCTATAGACAAAGCCCTGCAGAGTCCAAACGGACACCTGGACCTCTTCCTACGGTTCATCCTGGGTCTCTCACAACAAAACAGCCAGGTTCTTCTAAGAGGACTTTTGAAAGAAACAGAAGCAGACTCAACTGTGGTTCCAGAAACAGTTCAGCACATCAAGAAGAAGTTATGTAAACGGGAATCTGTTGAGAAAACCATCAACCTGTTTCACTGCCTGATGGAGCTGCAGGATTGTTCTTTGATCGAGGAGATCCAGCATCGCCTGGCCTCAGGAAGTCTTTCTCCAAATGAAATGTCTTCCTCTCAGTGGTCAGCTCTGGTCTTCATCCTGCTGAGTTCAGAAGAAAACCTAAAAGAGTTTGAACTGAAGAAATACTTTGCTTCAGATGTGGGCCTGCAGAGGCTGCTACCCGTGATCAAAGAGTCCAGCAGAGCTGT TCTGAGTTGCTGTAACCTGACAGAGAAGAGCTGTGAGCTTCTGGCCTCAGTTCTCAGCTCTCAGTCCTGCAATCTGAAGTATCTGGACCTGAGGAACAACGACCTGAAGGATTCAGGACTGAAGCTGCTCTGTGAAGGACTGAAGAGTCCACACTGCAAACTGGAAACCCTCAG GCTCTCAGGGTGTCTCATCACAAAAACTGGTGTTGACGATCTGGCAAAAGCACTGAGCTCCAATCCCTCACACCTGAAGGAGTTGCACCTGACCTTCAATCATCCAGAAGATTCTGGAGTGAAAGTCCTTTTGGAAGGATGGAAGGATCCaaactggactttaaatattctcaa GATGAAGCCACGAGGAGCCAATTTCATGAAGCCTGGTCTAAATAAGT ATGCTGTTGATCTCACACTGGATGAAAACACAGCTCACAGAAACCTCATACTgagagacaacaacaaaacagtgaGGATGGTGAAAGAGAAGCAGACGTATCCCGATCATCCAGAGAGGTTTTCTTACTGGAAACAGGTGCTGTGCACACAAGGGCTGACTGGACGCTACTACTGGGAGGTGGAGTGGAAGGGGGAGGTTTACATCGCTGTGACTTACAGAGGAATCAGAAGGAAGGGAGAAAGGGACGACAGCAGCCTTGGGGAGAATGACAAATCCTGGAGCCTGCTGTGTTCTGATAAAAGTCACTCTGTCCTCCACAATAACATCGAGACTTTAGTCCATGTAGTCCCTTCCAGCAGAGTTGGAGTCTACCTGAACTCAGATGGTGGTACTTTGACTTTCTTTAAGGTCTGTTTGGACACAGTGACCCACCTTCACACCTTCAAAGCCACATTCAGTGAGCCAGTCTACCCTGCTTTCAGGGTCAGGACTGAGCCCTTCAACTCGTCTCTGACTTTGTGTTAG